One Bacillus sp. FJAT-52991 genomic region harbors:
- a CDS encoding aldehyde dehydrogenase family protein produces MTVQTQCLELKMYINGEWRLSSNADINQVINPATQDVIATAPRATKEETEEAIRVAKETFDSGVWSETTAQERASFLYKIADKIDEKFEELVELEVMNNGKIKAEAEFDIADAAECFRYYAGLIKAPSGETYSVPEPTMQAMVIREPVGVAGLIVPWNFPLLMSVWKIAPALAAGNTIVYKPAEITPVTAMKLFEIIDEVGIPKGVANMVMGKGSIVGQTIAESKDVDLVSFTGSTDVGRRIMQAASGNLKKISLELGGKSPNIIFADADFETAVDYALFGIFFGAGQVCSAGSRILVEESIHDQFVERMVERAKNIKVGPGMEKDSQVGAIVSQEQMESILNYIEIGKQEGATLALGGNRLTEGGLDRGFFIEPTIFTNVTPDMRIVQEEIFGPVVVIQKFKSEEEAIKLANGTDFGLAGAVFSQDGAKAMRVIKKVRSGITWINSYHPTYNEAPWGGYKQSGIGRSLGTYGLEDFQEIKQININLAPAPVEWF; encoded by the coding sequence ATGACTGTACAAACACAATGTTTAGAATTAAAGATGTATATTAATGGTGAATGGAGACTGTCTAGCAATGCTGATATCAATCAGGTGATTAACCCTGCTACGCAAGATGTCATCGCGACGGCACCTAGAGCAACAAAGGAAGAAACGGAAGAAGCGATCCGCGTGGCCAAAGAAACTTTCGATAGTGGTGTGTGGTCAGAAACGACGGCACAAGAACGGGCATCGTTCCTGTATAAAATTGCAGATAAAATTGACGAAAAATTTGAAGAATTAGTAGAACTTGAAGTGATGAATAACGGTAAAATTAAAGCGGAAGCAGAATTTGATATTGCAGATGCAGCTGAATGCTTTCGGTATTATGCAGGGCTTATTAAAGCACCAAGCGGAGAGACGTATAGTGTTCCAGAACCAACCATGCAAGCAATGGTGATACGCGAGCCAGTGGGAGTAGCGGGCCTCATCGTTCCTTGGAATTTCCCTCTATTAATGAGTGTTTGGAAAATTGCTCCTGCCCTTGCTGCTGGTAATACAATTGTTTATAAGCCAGCTGAAATTACACCTGTAACGGCTATGAAGTTATTTGAAATTATAGATGAAGTCGGCATTCCAAAAGGCGTGGCTAACATGGTGATGGGAAAAGGTTCTATTGTAGGTCAAACGATTGCAGAAAGTAAAGATGTAGATCTTGTTTCATTTACTGGCAGTACGGATGTGGGAAGACGAATTATGCAAGCTGCTTCTGGAAACTTAAAGAAAATATCTCTTGAGTTAGGTGGAAAGTCTCCTAATATTATTTTTGCTGATGCCGATTTTGAAACAGCTGTTGATTATGCGCTGTTTGGGATTTTCTTTGGAGCAGGACAAGTTTGTTCAGCTGGAAGTAGAATTCTTGTAGAAGAGAGTATTCATGATCAATTTGTAGAAAGAATGGTTGAGCGTGCCAAGAATATTAAAGTCGGACCTGGAATGGAGAAGGATTCACAAGTCGGAGCGATCGTTAGTCAGGAGCAGATGGAAAGCATTCTCAACTATATTGAAATTGGCAAACAAGAGGGAGCTACGTTAGCTCTCGGTGGCAACCGTTTGACTGAAGGTGGACTAGATAGAGGGTTTTTTATTGAACCAACTATTTTCACAAATGTTACGCCTGATATGCGTATCGTGCAAGAAGAGATTTTCGGTCCTGTAGTCGTCATTCAAAAATTCAAAAGTGAAGAAGAAGCGATTAAACTAGCGAATGGAACAGATTTTGGTTTAGCAGGCGCTGTGTTCTCCCAAGACGGAGCAAAAGCAATGCGTGTCATTAAAAAGGTTCGTTCCGGTATTACATGGATCAACTCCTATCACCCAACGTACAATGAAGCACCGTGGGGCGGGTACAAACAAAGTGGAATTGGTCGAAGTCTTGGCACTTATGGTTTAGAGGACTTCCAAGAAATTAAACAAATCAATATCAATTTGGCCCCTGCACCAGTAGAGTGGTTTTAA
- a CDS encoding aminotransferase, with product MAVKGTPMNQSVKKEEILAKDREYVWHHMSQHNDHPMVFVSGKDSWLETIEGEKYIDGMSGLWCVNIGHGRTDVAQAAASQMSTLAYSPMSQSHLPAVELASKVNEWLGGSYRIFYSNSGSDANEVAFKMARQYFAQTGESTRYKIISRYRAYHGNSIGAMAATGQAIRKTMYGPVPDGFKHVPPPYCYRCPFGQELGSCQFECASAIRDAIMWEGSETVAAIILEPTITGGGMIVPPKEYIQQVRAICDEFGILMIVDEVICGFGRSGRKFGHQNFDVKPDIVTMAKGLTSAYAPLSITAVRSELYDTFKEKDGLHHFRHVNTFGGNPVSCAVALKNIEILESEKLVERAAELGKQLEMKLDHLKSSRYVGDVRVFGFAAGIELVENKQTKQPLSDQLVGKVLAICKENHVILGKNGDTVPGHNNIITISPPFVLTEQELDLIVAALDKALGAI from the coding sequence ATGGCAGTAAAAGGAACGCCAATGAATCAGTCCGTCAAAAAGGAAGAGATTCTTGCCAAGGATCGGGAATATGTTTGGCATCATATGTCGCAGCATAACGACCATCCGATGGTGTTTGTTTCCGGCAAGGATAGTTGGCTCGAAACGATCGAAGGAGAGAAGTATATTGATGGCATGAGCGGTCTATGGTGCGTCAATATCGGTCATGGAAGAACAGACGTGGCTCAGGCTGCCGCTAGTCAGATGAGCACACTTGCTTATTCTCCTATGTCCCAAAGCCATCTCCCGGCCGTTGAATTAGCGAGCAAAGTCAACGAATGGCTTGGAGGGAGCTATCGAATCTTTTATTCCAACTCGGGTTCTGATGCCAATGAAGTAGCATTCAAAATGGCTAGACAATATTTTGCCCAAACAGGTGAATCGACTCGTTACAAAATCATCTCTCGCTATCGAGCCTATCATGGAAACTCAATCGGCGCGATGGCGGCTACAGGTCAGGCCATTCGAAAAACGATGTACGGACCTGTACCGGATGGTTTCAAACATGTCCCTCCTCCGTATTGCTATCGCTGTCCATTTGGGCAGGAGTTAGGGAGCTGTCAATTTGAATGTGCTTCCGCAATCAGGGATGCGATTATGTGGGAAGGCTCTGAAACAGTAGCTGCGATTATTTTAGAACCTACGATCACAGGCGGAGGGATGATTGTCCCGCCTAAAGAATACATTCAGCAAGTTCGTGCCATTTGTGATGAATTTGGCATCTTAATGATTGTCGATGAAGTCATTTGCGGATTTGGTCGTTCGGGAAGAAAGTTCGGTCATCAAAATTTCGATGTCAAACCTGACATTGTGACGATGGCGAAAGGGTTGACGAGTGCGTATGCCCCATTATCCATCACGGCTGTCCGCTCAGAGCTATATGACACATTCAAGGAAAAAGACGGACTTCATCATTTCCGTCATGTCAACACATTCGGGGGAAATCCCGTCTCCTGCGCCGTGGCGTTAAAAAATATCGAAATTCTTGAATCGGAAAAACTAGTGGAAAGAGCGGCTGAGCTTGGAAAACAGCTTGAGATGAAACTCGACCATTTGAAGTCGTCCCGCTACGTAGGAGACGTTCGCGTCTTTGGCTTCGCTGCTGGTATTGAGCTCGTTGAGAACAAACAAACGAAGCAGCCGCTTAGCGATCAACTAGTCGGGAAAGTGCTCGCCATCTGTAAAGAAAATCACGTCATCCTCGGCAAAAATGGTGACACTGTTCCAGGGCATAATAACATTATCACGATCTCGCCCCCTTTTGTGCTCACTGAACAAGAGTTGGATTTGATTGTTGCTGCATTGGATAAGGCGTTGGGGGCTATATAA
- a CDS encoding dimethylamine monooxygenase subunit DmmA family protein, protein MYNSPVLFDQSETITNQFSLHPVRRNHLIIFEQQSAKDISHLINYMKLEDIEHELYEIHESTHLEDLQAILNRQKMGTQLYIASQWDQAVAIFTAAEAAGFTEDEIQTVINGPKRRYVYCMKCYQLSEIGDEQEAQCSHCQAMMEVGPFFSKVRKGYIGYPFKPSGKETVENL, encoded by the coding sequence TTGTATAATAGTCCTGTTCTATTTGATCAATCAGAAACTATTACGAATCAATTCTCGTTACATCCCGTGAGGAGAAACCACCTTATTATATTTGAACAGCAATCAGCAAAAGATATCAGTCATTTGATTAACTATATGAAACTAGAAGACATTGAGCATGAGTTATACGAAATACATGAGTCTACTCATCTCGAAGACCTTCAAGCCATTTTGAATCGTCAAAAGATGGGAACGCAACTTTATATTGCAAGTCAATGGGATCAGGCAGTTGCTATTTTTACAGCAGCTGAAGCAGCGGGATTCACTGAAGACGAAATTCAAACTGTGATTAATGGGCCAAAAAGGCGTTATGTCTATTGTATGAAATGCTATCAATTAAGTGAGATTGGTGACGAGCAAGAGGCTCAATGTTCTCATTGTCAGGCCATGATGGAAGTTGGTCCGTTTTTTTCAAAGGTTCGTAAGGGATATATCGGTTATCCATTTAAACCAAGCGGAAAGGAGACAGTGGAAAACTTATGA
- a CDS encoding PucR family transcriptional regulator, whose product MGKAVLQRLLIKDVINRPLFQEATVIATEKALQRSVTWVHIMEVTYVGQLINGNELILSTGIGWQEDEQTCLSFLQQLIDKDAAGLVIELVNYTKTLPESVIQLAKKHDFPLILFIKEVRYIDITQDLHSIFIHEHHQMVKKLEQLSEKLNASLLSGKGLQDLLTVFHRFTGLEFMFFPKQGEPLFVPPCSKTQKDALVAKWTTAPQQLIDAYPADHVRKIDFLGQTFGYLFVRSKKETGLTDFETLSLDRGVTATAQEMMKSMYYEEQRRRQENNWVRKWIKGHLTEKDIKSNVKQAIGVSHPSKLLVALCEMDMPNYSETKFFSHLMIARSLFENSGFKLVASRIHHQTIFLLFPAESLIQLEDIHKEIIKIFNQLEHIPEFGLETYGMGQLVYQLTDADKSYKSARTVLHVQNRVGKLPLPAFEHLHSYQLIVSMEESGILEDYIHQYLGRLIDMDDKRRGPLLRTLKYYLMNNGKKKETAEALYIVRQTLYHRLEKIEEAIGEIFATQEKRIALELALIGYEYLYGGLS is encoded by the coding sequence ATGGGGAAAGCTGTACTCCAAAGATTATTGATTAAAGACGTCATCAACCGGCCCTTATTTCAAGAAGCCACTGTTATTGCGACGGAAAAAGCATTGCAAAGAAGCGTCACTTGGGTGCATATTATGGAAGTCACCTACGTCGGCCAATTAATTAATGGCAACGAATTAATTCTTAGTACCGGAATCGGCTGGCAAGAGGATGAACAAACATGTCTCTCTTTTTTACAACAACTAATCGATAAAGACGCTGCTGGTTTAGTCATCGAACTAGTCAATTACACGAAAACCTTACCGGAATCGGTTATTCAATTAGCAAAAAAGCATGATTTTCCCCTCATTTTATTTATAAAAGAAGTGCGCTACATCGATATCACTCAAGACCTTCACTCCATTTTCATCCATGAACATCACCAAATGGTTAAAAAGCTAGAGCAATTATCGGAAAAACTGAACGCTTCCCTTCTGTCCGGAAAAGGATTGCAAGACTTACTCACCGTATTTCACCGTTTTACCGGACTTGAGTTTATGTTCTTTCCAAAACAAGGGGAACCGTTATTTGTCCCGCCATGTTCCAAAACACAAAAAGATGCACTGGTTGCTAAATGGACCACAGCTCCCCAGCAATTGATCGATGCTTATCCAGCTGATCATGTCAGGAAAATTGACTTTCTTGGCCAAACATTCGGCTATCTCTTCGTTCGTTCGAAAAAAGAAACAGGGTTAACCGACTTTGAAACACTCTCGCTTGACCGAGGTGTCACAGCCACTGCCCAAGAAATGATGAAATCCATGTATTATGAGGAGCAAAGAAGACGGCAAGAAAATAACTGGGTACGTAAATGGATCAAAGGGCATTTAACAGAAAAAGACATTAAGTCCAACGTAAAACAGGCGATTGGCGTTTCTCATCCTAGCAAACTATTAGTGGCCCTTTGCGAAATGGATATGCCCAATTATTCAGAGACAAAATTTTTTAGCCATCTGATGATCGCCCGTTCCCTGTTTGAAAACAGCGGGTTTAAACTAGTCGCATCAAGAATTCATCATCAAACGATCTTTCTTCTTTTTCCCGCTGAATCACTCATACAGCTAGAAGACATACACAAAGAAATTATCAAGATTTTCAACCAGCTAGAGCACATTCCAGAGTTCGGATTAGAAACATACGGAATGGGACAACTTGTCTACCAATTAACAGACGCGGACAAAAGTTACAAAAGCGCTCGAACCGTATTACATGTGCAAAATCGAGTAGGCAAACTGCCACTTCCTGCCTTCGAACATTTGCATAGCTATCAACTGATCGTGAGCATGGAGGAAAGCGGGATATTAGAAGATTATATTCACCAATACCTTGGCCGTTTGATTGACATGGATGATAAAAGAAGGGGGCCGTTACTACGCACATTAAAGTATTACTTAATGAACAACGGTAAGAAAAAAGAAACAGCAGAAGCACTCTATATCGTCAGACAAACCCTCTACCATCGTCTAGAGAAAATCGAAGAAGCCATCGGAGAAATATTTGCCACACAGGAAAAAAGAATCGCCTTAGAGCTAGCATTGATCGGCTATGAATATTTATATGGGGGTCTTAGCTAA
- a CDS encoding CoA-acylating methylmalonate-semialdehyde dehydrogenase has product MDIQAVDTKILKNYIDGKWVEASVDRYEDVPNPATGEVLARVPFSSINDVNAATKAASEAFKTWSTTPVPVRARVMFKYHQLLNEHYDELAELITLENGKTKKDAHGEVLRGIECVEFAAGAPTHMMGEVLPEIAHGIESAMYRYPIGVVGGITPFNFPMMVPLWMFPLAISLGNTFVLKPSERTPMLAQRLVELMTEAGLPNGVLNLVHGAHDVVNGLIEHPDVKAISFVGSQPVAEYVYKQSAANGKRVQALAGAKNHSIVLPDADMDKAVQGIIGAAFGSAGERCMACSVVVVPEEIADDLVARIKKSADELEMGNGLNDHSSLGPLIRKAHLEKVTNYIQTGEQEKAILVRDGRKDKADNENGYFLGATIFDCVTPDMTIWKEELFAPVLSVVRVKDLDEAIELTNQSEFANGAVIYTNNGKAIRQFRETIDAGMLGVNVNVPAPMAFFPFSGWKKSFYGDLHANGKDGVQFYTRKKMMTSRFF; this is encoded by the coding sequence ATGGATATTCAAGCGGTCGATACAAAAATTCTTAAAAATTATATTGATGGAAAATGGGTAGAAGCGTCAGTTGATCGGTATGAGGATGTCCCGAACCCAGCTACAGGTGAGGTGCTTGCTCGTGTCCCATTCTCATCAATTAACGATGTAAATGCTGCCACAAAAGCGGCCAGCGAAGCGTTCAAAACTTGGAGTACAACACCCGTCCCTGTAAGAGCGAGGGTGATGTTTAAGTACCATCAACTTTTGAATGAGCATTATGATGAGCTAGCTGAATTAATCACACTTGAAAACGGAAAAACGAAAAAAGATGCCCATGGGGAAGTGCTGCGTGGGATTGAATGTGTGGAATTTGCGGCAGGGGCACCCACTCATATGATGGGAGAAGTGCTTCCGGAAATTGCTCACGGAATTGAATCGGCGATGTACCGCTATCCTATTGGAGTAGTAGGTGGGATTACGCCGTTTAATTTCCCGATGATGGTTCCTCTTTGGATGTTTCCGCTAGCGATCTCCCTTGGAAACACGTTTGTGTTAAAACCATCTGAACGTACTCCGATGTTAGCGCAGCGCCTAGTCGAGCTTATGACAGAAGCAGGGTTACCTAACGGTGTCTTGAATCTTGTTCATGGTGCCCATGATGTGGTGAACGGGCTCATCGAACATCCTGATGTAAAAGCCATTTCATTCGTTGGTTCACAACCTGTAGCGGAATATGTCTACAAGCAATCGGCGGCGAATGGCAAGCGAGTGCAAGCGCTAGCTGGAGCAAAAAATCATTCGATCGTTCTCCCGGATGCGGATATGGACAAAGCGGTGCAAGGAATTATTGGAGCTGCTTTTGGTAGTGCAGGCGAACGCTGTATGGCCTGTTCTGTTGTGGTCGTGCCGGAAGAAATTGCCGATGATTTAGTGGCGCGAATTAAAAAATCCGCTGATGAGCTTGAAATGGGCAATGGATTGAATGATCATAGCTCACTAGGACCACTTATTCGAAAAGCGCATTTAGAGAAGGTGACAAACTACATTCAAACAGGTGAGCAAGAGAAAGCGATCCTAGTTCGTGACGGACGCAAAGATAAAGCCGATAATGAAAACGGTTATTTCCTTGGAGCAACGATCTTTGACTGTGTTACCCCTGATATGACGATTTGGAAGGAAGAATTGTTTGCTCCCGTGTTAAGTGTTGTGCGGGTAAAAGATTTAGATGAAGCGATTGAATTAACGAATCAATCGGAATTTGCGAATGGAGCGGTCATTTATACAAACAACGGCAAAGCCATCCGACAATTCCGCGAAACCATCGATGCCGGCATGCTAGGGGTAAATGTCAATGTCCCAGCTCCAATGGCCTTCTTCCCATTCTCCGGATGGAAGAAATCATTTTACGGTGACCTGCATGCCAACGGAAAAGATGGGGTGCAATTCTATACACGTAAAAAAATGATGACGTCGCGCTTTTTCTAA
- a CDS encoding DUF3445 domain-containing protein, translated as MFKSTNLDQFTFPFKAKTYRYSNDLVELGVENVNFMKITPEYEVQIRKKREMLDAEPNVRYQSFPHTMEMQWEFLEMIIDMAVEKYPEHFKVEKKGDQWTFYNLILGEEENFIFGDETSIPYEPYDFIGRHFHNDFMLMVHRDDNFHLEVAQISFAALFSPNWNLGMTFNEIHAPVPFVSRDGVDLVDRIRKFLLTVEPGKPRTRVNWNLMADRWDVNYETMDIWGPERDKVTKENAGKLVHLRVEEQWFIRMPRSNAILFVLDTQFLPLEDLQKRPEWLELTYSNLSDIPDYMAEYKGMAPFLPQSVEYLKNLVEHVQVK; from the coding sequence ATGTTTAAGTCAACAAATTTAGATCAATTTACCTTTCCTTTTAAAGCTAAGACTTATCGTTATTCTAATGATTTAGTGGAGCTAGGAGTAGAGAATGTCAACTTTATGAAGATTACACCAGAGTATGAGGTACAAATTAGAAAGAAACGAGAGATGCTGGATGCAGAGCCTAATGTTCGTTATCAATCTTTTCCTCATACAATGGAAATGCAATGGGAATTCCTTGAAATGATTATAGATATGGCAGTGGAGAAGTATCCAGAGCATTTTAAAGTTGAGAAGAAAGGCGATCAGTGGACATTTTATAATTTGATTCTAGGAGAAGAAGAGAATTTTATTTTCGGAGATGAAACGAGTATTCCATATGAACCGTATGATTTCATCGGACGTCATTTTCATAATGATTTCATGTTAATGGTGCATAGGGATGATAACTTTCATTTAGAGGTTGCTCAAATTTCATTTGCCGCTCTGTTTTCACCTAACTGGAATCTTGGAATGACATTTAATGAAATTCACGCACCTGTTCCATTTGTCTCGCGAGATGGGGTGGACTTAGTCGATAGAATTAGAAAGTTTTTGCTCACCGTAGAACCTGGCAAACCGAGAACGCGAGTGAATTGGAATTTGATGGCCGATCGCTGGGATGTCAATTATGAAACGATGGATATTTGGGGACCTGAACGTGATAAAGTCACAAAGGAAAACGCGGGCAAGCTTGTTCATTTGCGTGTAGAAGAGCAGTGGTTTATTCGTATGCCGCGCAGCAACGCTATTTTATTTGTACTGGATACTCAGTTTCTTCCTTTAGAAGATTTACAGAAAAGACCAGAGTGGCTTGAATTAACCTACAGCAACCTTTCGGATATTCCAGATTATATGGCTGAATATAAAGGAATGGCGCCGTTCTTACCTCAATCGGTTGAATATTTAAAAAATCTTGTTGAACACGTACAAGTAAAATAA
- the glpT gene encoding glycerol-3-phosphate transporter — MLKLFRPAPPIDRLSEEKIDSEYKKLRLQVFMGIFVGYAAYYLIRKNFSLAMPYLAEEGFSKTELGFALSAISIAYGISKFVMGTVSDRSNPRIFLPAGLILSAIISLLMGFVPFFTSSVSIMFIMLFLNGWFQGMGWPPSGRVLVHWFSVNERGNKTAIWNVAHNVGGGLMAPLAVAGAAMFAGVAGSSSSGYEGVFILPALVAIVVAIIAYFLIRDTPQSVGLPPIEEYRNDFPSKEKKTFEEELSTKEILFKYVLNNKWVWAIAIANIFVYFVRYGVLDWAPTYLSEEKGFDMSKSSVAYFLYEWAGIPGTLLCGWLSDKLFKGRRGPAGFVFMVGVLIAVLIYWFNPPGNPMIDMACLIAIGFLIYGPVMLIGLQALDFVPKKAAGTAAGLTGLFGYLGGTVTANALMGVIVDTSGWNTGFALLTASCVLAAAVFALTWNVRGQEVVKN; from the coding sequence ATGCTTAAATTATTTAGGCCTGCACCGCCTATAGACAGATTATCTGAAGAAAAAATAGATTCTGAGTATAAGAAGCTCAGACTGCAAGTTTTTATGGGGATCTTCGTTGGCTATGCGGCGTACTATTTAATTCGAAAAAACTTCTCGCTTGCTATGCCGTATTTAGCTGAAGAAGGCTTTTCAAAAACAGAGCTTGGTTTCGCATTGTCCGCTATTTCCATTGCTTATGGAATTAGTAAATTTGTTATGGGGACTGTGTCAGATCGAAGTAACCCAAGAATATTCTTGCCAGCTGGATTAATTTTGTCTGCAATCATTAGTTTATTAATGGGGTTTGTTCCTTTCTTTACATCATCTGTTTCTATTATGTTTATTATGTTATTCCTAAATGGTTGGTTTCAAGGAATGGGGTGGCCACCATCAGGCCGTGTCCTTGTACACTGGTTTAGTGTAAATGAAAGAGGAAATAAAACAGCGATATGGAACGTAGCCCATAACGTAGGTGGAGGATTAATGGCACCTTTAGCTGTTGCGGGTGCTGCTATGTTCGCAGGGGTAGCCGGGAGCTCTTCTTCTGGTTATGAAGGGGTGTTTATTTTACCTGCGTTAGTTGCTATTGTAGTAGCGATTATCGCTTATTTTTTAATTCGCGATACTCCTCAATCTGTAGGATTGCCACCGATTGAAGAATATCGTAATGATTTTCCAAGCAAAGAAAAGAAAACGTTTGAAGAGGAATTATCAACAAAAGAGATTCTATTCAAATACGTTCTTAATAATAAATGGGTTTGGGCCATTGCTATTGCAAACATCTTCGTCTATTTTGTCCGTTATGGAGTATTAGACTGGGCACCAACTTACTTAAGTGAAGAAAAAGGCTTTGATATGAGCAAATCTAGTGTGGCTTATTTTCTTTATGAATGGGCAGGAATCCCAGGAACACTATTATGTGGATGGCTCTCAGATAAATTGTTTAAAGGACGTCGAGGACCTGCAGGGTTTGTATTTATGGTAGGAGTATTAATAGCTGTACTTATTTATTGGTTTAACCCTCCTGGAAATCCAATGATTGATATGGCTTGCTTGATTGCCATTGGCTTCTTAATTTATGGCCCAGTGATGTTAATTGGTCTACAAGCACTTGATTTTGTTCCTAAAAAAGCGGCTGGTACTGCCGCAGGTCTAACTGGTTTGTTCGGTTACCTAGGTGGTACTGTAACAGCTAATGCTTTAATGGGTGTGATTGTTGATACATCTGGATGGAATACAGGATTTGCATTATTAACTGCTTCCTGTGTTCTTGCAGCTGCTGTTTTTGCGCTTACTTGGAATGTACGTGGACAAGAAGTAGTAAAAAATTAA
- a CDS encoding SH3 domain-containing protein, translating to MKTLMKIALAIIFVFSIALPSHALDTQAATTKTKTGWVSLSSGTLNVRSGPGTTYKKVGSLKNNTQVTVYSQTKNGWSEIRYNNKKAYVMTKYLRMYSYLMDKTKVYTYKTDGKLYKSSYKGKYYGWDKWISHNTKEAYLVGEDNKGLYLGWPESEYYIEIAYPLKVGKTWDYGYEGEGTSKIKSINGTVTTPAGTFKNVVTVKSSDGYISYYAPNVGFIKGMEKGKTTSILVSLVKK from the coding sequence ATGAAAACATTAATGAAAATTGCACTAGCTATCATCTTTGTTTTTTCCATAGCACTGCCGTCTCACGCCTTAGATACTCAAGCCGCAACAACTAAAACAAAGACAGGGTGGGTCAGTCTTAGCAGCGGAACATTAAACGTTCGAAGCGGTCCAGGCACCACTTACAAAAAAGTGGGATCCTTAAAAAACAACACCCAAGTCACGGTCTATTCACAAACGAAAAACGGATGGTCTGAAATCAGATACAATAACAAAAAAGCCTATGTCATGACGAAGTATTTACGAATGTACAGTTACCTCATGGACAAAACGAAGGTGTATACTTACAAAACCGACGGAAAACTATACAAATCCAGTTATAAAGGAAAATATTATGGATGGGACAAGTGGATTTCTCATAACACTAAAGAAGCCTATCTAGTGGGAGAAGATAATAAAGGTTTATATCTAGGTTGGCCAGAATCTGAGTATTATATAGAAATCGCCTATCCATTAAAAGTCGGAAAAACGTGGGATTATGGCTACGAAGGGGAAGGAACAAGCAAAATCAAATCCATTAACGGAACCGTAACTACACCAGCCGGCACGTTCAAAAATGTCGTAACCGTCAAATCGAGTGATGGCTATATCAGTTACTACGCTCCCAATGTGGGCTTTATAAAAGGAATGGAAAAAGGGAAAACTACTTCTATATTAGTGAGTTTAGTGAAAAAATAA
- a CDS encoding PDR/VanB family oxidoreductase, producing the protein MRVIGNIDMYVGKIECLSETVKCFSLYPSDRQLLPAFTGGAHITTYIKNGDKEIEREYSLVSHPTERTHYSIAINRDPNSRGGSVYWHDQVKVGDKVTVTFPKNHFPLSFQAKHHVFYAAGIGITPFLTMMADLEAEGKTFELHYAARTKESCAFYDYLQTNYPGKCTFYFSRSEEAVRMNPETMKSHRIGSHVYFCGPVSMVSEYKEAALAYGYPEGSVHFELFAAAQGDKNPFTAELSNSNLVLEVNAEQTLLEALLEAGVEAPYSCKAGGCGQCEVEVVEGEVDHLDIFYTDEERKERNIILTCCSRAKEEKLVLNL; encoded by the coding sequence ATGAGAGTGATTGGAAACATAGACATGTATGTAGGCAAGATTGAATGTTTATCAGAAACAGTTAAATGCTTTTCTCTTTATCCATCTGATCGACAGCTCTTACCAGCATTTACAGGAGGGGCGCATATTACAACGTACATCAAGAATGGAGATAAAGAGATAGAAAGGGAATATTCGCTTGTCAGTCACCCGACTGAACGTACACATTACTCCATTGCGATTAATCGAGACCCGAACTCAAGAGGAGGATCAGTGTATTGGCATGATCAGGTGAAAGTAGGGGACAAAGTGACTGTTACCTTTCCTAAAAATCATTTTCCATTAAGCTTTCAAGCGAAGCATCATGTGTTTTATGCCGCTGGAATTGGAATCACGCCGTTTTTAACGATGATGGCTGATCTTGAAGCAGAAGGAAAAACATTTGAACTTCACTATGCTGCCAGAACGAAGGAATCTTGTGCCTTTTATGATTACTTACAGACCAACTATCCTGGAAAATGTACTTTCTATTTTTCAAGAAGTGAGGAAGCTGTAAGAATGAATCCAGAAACGATGAAGAGTCATCGAATTGGTTCTCATGTGTACTTTTGTGGACCAGTTTCTATGGTGTCTGAATACAAGGAAGCGGCGCTAGCTTATGGATATCCAGAAGGATCGGTTCATTTTGAGTTGTTTGCTGCTGCTCAAGGGGATAAAAATCCGTTCACAGCTGAGCTTTCCAATAGCAATCTCGTGCTTGAAGTAAATGCTGAACAAACATTGTTGGAAGCTTTGCTCGAAGCAGGGGTTGAAGCACCTTATTCATGTAAAGCTGGGGGATGCGGACAATGTGAAGTGGAAGTGGTTGAGGGAGAAGTCGATCATCTAGATATTTTTTACACGGATGAAGAACGAAAAGAACGTAATATCATACTAACTTGCTGCTCAAGAGCTAAAGAGGAGAAACTTGTTTTAAATCTATAA